From one Lolium rigidum isolate FL_2022 chromosome 4, APGP_CSIRO_Lrig_0.1, whole genome shotgun sequence genomic stretch:
- the LOC124649830 gene encoding uncharacterized protein LOC124649830 — protein sequence MADWGPVVVGVVLFILLSPGLLFEIPGSHRHVDFGGFHTNGKAIFVHTLIFFAAFTILTLALHIHIYAG from the coding sequence ATGGCTGACTGGGGtccggtggtggtgggggtggtgCTCTTCATCCTGCTGTCGCCGGGGCTGCTGTTCGAGATCCCGGGCTCGCACCGCCACGTCGACTTCGGCGGCTTCCACACCAACGGCAAGGCCATCTTCGTCCACACCCTCATCTTCTTCGCCGCCTTCACCATCCTCACGCTCGCGCTCCACATCCACATCTATGCCGGATAG